The DNA region TATGGCACAATTCACTTCCTAAAAGAGATACCCAGGGAACATATCCACTATAAAATACCGGGGACAGAACCTTATTTTGTCAATGGTAAGTATGGTACTGTACTTTATCAGTCAAAAAATACCGGACAATATCGAGTCCTGTATGGAAATATAAATGCAAGGGAAGATTTTGAACTGATCATTGAAGATAATCTACCCTGGATGGGTATGCACTTGCAGATAGAAAGCAGCCTGTGGATCTGCGACGACCGCAGCATTCGTTTCCTGAAACAAGGGCAATTTGAATTTGGTTATTTTCCTAATCTATCGACCACATACCATTTTAAAAGAGGCAATACCTATACTCTGTTTTATTTGCTGCCACGCTTAGAATTTCTTCAACCGTTGAAACTAAAATCTTTCCAGCTTTTCCTGGAAATGATTGAAGGCAGCAAGGTTGCCGTTTTTCTATGTAGTGGCACCCCCTCTCATATATTTTTACTAGACTGTATTGACTGCCTTCGGTCTAGGCCAAATGATAATTCCATAGTTGAAAAAATGCTGAAGATTATAGACTTTATCTGTGAACATCCGGTAGCTGACATTGTGAATGATCCGAATAGGATCGAACAGATCTACCAAGCTAAAAAAAATATACAGGAGCATCCAGAAAAGCGTATTAACCTGAAAAAACTATCTAAGATTGCCGGCACCAATGAAAAATATCTCAAAAGGGACTTTAAAAAAGTATTTGGAGTGACCCCGTTTTCCTATTACCGATACATCAGGAACTACAATATCAAAAGGCTTCTTGTTACCACCGATTATTCCATATCTGAAATTGCCTATCATATGGGAATGGGTGACACGACCTCTTTCTATCACGCTTTTGATTCGATAAGCCATTTGACACCCATGGAATGGCGTAGGAAAGCACGGGAGGATAAAAGTTGTTGCCAGGATTGGATTGAAGGTCTTGACTAAAACGAGTTCAGGTGCAAGATTGTCCACTAAAAAAGGACTAAAATTATTGGCACTGATTATCAATGCAAACTGCTGATAAAAACGGGAATAAAAATTGAAGAAAACGGAAAAATGTACTTCCTCTGTTTTTTTGATTGGCGCAATCCTCAACTTTGTATAGAAAAGAGGACTATAAGAAAACTGATTATCATTTCCAATAAAATCTTATGATACGAAAATTAATAGAAGAATTTATTTGTGGCTCATTGGTATTAATGTTTCTATATACAGCTTTGGAAAAGTTATTAAATATCAATCAATTCCATGTTTATATAGGTAACCAGGCTATACCACGTTATTTGATGCCAGCTATCACATACAGTATACCTATAATTGAACTTATTGCTGCTGTTTTAATTATTGCAGGAAAAACGAGGAGGAGTGGTTTATACATATCAGTTATTTTAATGTCGATCTTTTCCTTATATGTTTTTCTTGTAATCCTTGGGGTTTTCCAAAAACAGCCTTGTAATTGTGGGGATTTAATCCAACACTTATCATGGAATGAACATATGGTATTTAATCTTCTATTTACCGGACTGTCCATTATAGTAATATATATGAATAAGAATAGCAATAGTACTAAAAATAAAAACATGACCAAGGCAAATTATCCGGTTACCCGTGGTTAATTGTAAGCAAACCGGCAGGCTAAAAATCGAGACTGTAGTTGATCCAAAAATCACCGGAAATATATTTATTTAAAAGTTAAACATTATGCTACAGAAAATCAAGGATTTTAAGGGAATGAAATCCATTATTATGACAGTTGCCATTGTATTGGCCGTGGGGACAGTCTTTGGCAAAAGAGTATCAGCCTTTTTTTCAGGGGCAACGACTTTCTATGCTGTCCAAACTCAGACAGGAGGATATACATGGGCTACTGCCTCGGAAATACCTAGTGGCTACTCTTGCCAAAGCGGCGATGCTGCATGCTCTGTCTTATCTGACAATGGAACTAGGCCAGAAGACAATACGATGCCTAGTGGTTCAAATTATCATTATACCGATACGGGAAAGGAATACAAGCCTGACCTTTAAAGTAATGGTAGCACACGGTTCCGCTAGTTTTATTAGCAGAACCGTGCGCTTTTTTACTTTTTAACAAGGTTATTCAACAATAAACCCAATGATCTACCATTGTCAGATCGGGGATCTTCGGATATGGATACAATGTCTCCTTTTTTGTCTATTACTATAATAGTTGGACAACTGTAAATATTAAATATGTCACCGATCTCCTTGATATTTTTTGGATGTAGATTAATACCATAGTCCGTTGTGTATATTTTAGATCTCAATCCATTTCGCCATTTTTCAATGTCCTCATCAATGTTGACAGAAAGAATTTTCATGGCGTCGCTAGAAAATCGCTCCCCTATACTTTTAATATAAGAAACTGTCTGCGTGCAAGCCCCACATCCATTGAACCAAAAATCCAGAAGAACAACCGTATCTTTAAAATCGCTAAGCCTATAGTGTTTGCCATGTATATCCTCGAACGCTAAATTATATGCTTTGTGCCCAGGTGTTATTTTTGCCGCTTGTTTTAAGATAGCCCTAAGTTCTTTATCCTTCATAAAGGAAAGGGCATCTCCGATACAACCTTGCGTAAGACTATCTTTATAGTCAATCAATAGTTGAACAACCATTCTTTCTCTTAAAAGTCCGCTGTAACTATATTTGAAAAACGTATAGATATCTTGTAAATCTCTTTTTCTGTTGTTTTTTAGTCTTTCATACTTGTATTGCCAAAATGCATTTTGATAACCGAAGCTGAAATACCCTGCCAATGTGTTGTTAAAATGTAATACACTGTCCAGCTCTTTTTTAATTACATTGTTGCTTAGTTCTATAGTGTCGGAAAGTAACCCGCTATGAAAGTAAACATAATTGACTTTGCGTCCCTCTGTTTGGGCAAGAATCATACCCAACAAGCACTGATAGGCATCCGATGATAGCTGTGAACGCCTGCCCTTTAATGTTTCCCGCAAGAGAATTCCCACGGAATCCGTACGGTTTCTAACGACTATAAGAGACGGACGATCACGTTCTAAAGACATTTGAAGGTCATTGAATGCGCTTGTAATTCCGGTCTTAATATTCAGTTTAGCAGATCCCCTTCCCCTAAAAACAATATCGTAGGGAGCTTTGTCTGATCTTCTGTCAATAAAACCAATACTATCCCCAGGTTCAATAAAATACCCAACAAGTGTGGATGTTCTTTGGCCTCTTTTATAATATCTCACGACGATAGGCATGGTGTGCTCTATAGAAGATAGCCGTATTTTAAATGTATTTCCAATGAGTGAAGAGCCTTTCTGCAATACCAATTGATCCAAATATTCCATTCCGTATTTCATTGCCAATACCGACACACTGTCAACATCATAGTCTGAACAGACGACTCCTGATATCGTGACGACATTGTTGGCTTCCGTTTGGTCATTCAGGCTCAAGAGCAAGGCTATTAATAAAAGTAATTTCTTTTTAATCATGTCGAACTATTTTGGTTTATGTAATTACCGTTGATTTTGTGAAATACCACTCAGCTCGATTTCAGTCGGCGGTATGGGCATGGCATATTTGGAATCTTTTGGGGCTAGTGTATAAGCCAAGGAAGCAAAATGGCGCAGCAAGGTTTCCGCCGTGGAACTTTTAATGTTTAGCCTTCGTAAATCCAGCCATCTCAATCCACGGAAAATAAGCTCCCTACGTCTTTCCATCAAAACAATATCAATAATATCGTCCTTATCCGTTATGGACAGTGGAACATAAGAGCCTGTTTTAAATCTGTGGGACAGTAAATGGTTTATATCGTCCAGTGCACTGAGGATGTTACCACGTCGGGCTTCGCATTCGGCCCTTGTCAGATAAAGTTCGTCCGTTGCGATACCGGAATAAGCCCTTCTTTTGTAATCATACGTACCCTTGAATGTTATGGTGCCGATCGGTCGGGCCGTAAAAAATGCCTCCCGTCTTAAATCATTTACATTATAGGATGCCAGTAAGACGGAATCAACGGACGTGTATCCTATCGTAAGAAAATTGTAAGGATTGATCGTGCTGTGAAAAATATCCTCTGCTACATATCCGCTACTGAACGTAGGATAGGCGGCAGTGTTCACTTCATTGTAATCCGTTAAACTATTTGTCATTTGAAGAGCATTGTCTGAATAGAGGAAAGCACTGTCGTAATTTCCCAGTGATAGATACACCCTTGCAAGAAAACCGTATGCAGCTGCCTGGGAAGGCATGGTAGGGTATTGGACCGTCGTAGGCAATAAAGCCGCAGCTTCTTTGGTGTCAGCAATGATCTGGTCATAACAGGTCTTAATCTTGCTTCTTGGTACCTTCTCATTAAAATCGGAGGAAAGTCGCAATGGAATACCATCTTTGTTTGTGAATGTTGACGAATCACCTGGGAGGGAGAAGGTCTGCAGCAATCCGAAAAATTTCCATGCCCTGTAAAACAAGGCTCTTCCTTTTATACCTTGAAGAGTAGCCTTGTTCTCACTGGAAATATCCATATTCGCGATTCCGTCCAATACAACATTGCAGACATAGATTGCCTGATAGGGTGCTGTCCAGTCTGAATAGTCCCCCGAGCCCTGGTAAATGTCCGATGCAAACATGTACGCATTCCTGTCAACTGTGGAGGCCAACAGCCATGTCGCATTAATGGGATAAAACTCTTCCGATGTCAACGTACCCAACCCGGGGTCATTGTTATTGAATAAATTTTCGTTGTTGAGCAATTGTTGAAAATCATTTATCGTGGACGGTACAGTAAGGTTGATGTTTGTCCGTGCATCCAAAAACTCATCCTGCTTTTTACATGCAGTAAATAGCAAAACAAGTATCATATACAATGTGAGATACGATATAGAATATCTTTTCATAGTTTAAAAATTAATTTTGAATCCTAGTGAATAGGTTTTGGGCAAGGGATAGTTATCTCCGTACAGGTCAGGGTCAAGTTGTTTTTTATTGGCCCTCCATATAATACCGACATTGTTCACATAGCCATAAACAGCAACCGACCTGATACTTTTTTTCAGGCTTGGGGAAAGTGGTATGTCATAGCTGAGACTTATATCCTGTAGCCTTACATGGTCCCCCTTTTCCACCAATACTGACG from Rhizosphaericola mali includes:
- a CDS encoding MauE/DoxX family redox-associated membrane protein, which produces MIRKLIEEFICGSLVLMFLYTALEKLLNINQFHVYIGNQAIPRYLMPAITYSIPIIELIAAVLIIAGKTRRSGLYISVILMSIFSLYVFLVILGVFQKQPCNCGDLIQHLSWNEHMVFNLLFTGLSIIVIYMNKNSNSTKNKNMTKANYPVTRG
- a CDS encoding TlpA family protein disulfide reductase, which translates into the protein MIKKKLLLLIALLLSLNDQTEANNVVTISGVVCSDYDVDSVSVLAMKYGMEYLDQLVLQKGSSLIGNTFKIRLSSIEHTMPIVVRYYKRGQRTSTLVGYFIEPGDSIGFIDRRSDKAPYDIVFRGRGSAKLNIKTGITSAFNDLQMSLERDRPSLIVVRNRTDSVGILLRETLKGRRSQLSSDAYQCLLGMILAQTEGRKVNYVYFHSGLLSDTIELSNNVIKKELDSVLHFNNTLAGYFSFGYQNAFWQYKYERLKNNRKRDLQDIYTFFKYSYSGLLRERMVVQLLIDYKDSLTQGCIGDALSFMKDKELRAILKQAAKITPGHKAYNLAFEDIHGKHYRLSDFKDTVVLLDFWFNGCGACTQTVSYIKSIGERFSSDAMKILSVNIDEDIEKWRNGLRSKIYTTDYGINLHPKNIKEIGDIFNIYSCPTIIVIDKKGDIVSISEDPRSDNGRSLGLLLNNLVKK
- a CDS encoding RagB/SusD family nutrient uptake outer membrane protein; this encodes MKRYSISYLTLYMILVLLFTACKKQDEFLDARTNINLTVPSTINDFQQLLNNENLFNNNDPGLGTLTSEEFYPINATWLLASTVDRNAYMFASDIYQGSGDYSDWTAPYQAIYVCNVVLDGIANMDISSENKATLQGIKGRALFYRAWKFFGLLQTFSLPGDSSTFTNKDGIPLRLSSDFNEKVPRSKIKTCYDQIIADTKEAAALLPTTVQYPTMPSQAAAYGFLARVYLSLGNYDSAFLYSDNALQMTNSLTDYNEVNTAAYPTFSSGYVAEDIFHSTINPYNFLTIGYTSVDSVLLASYNVNDLRREAFFTARPIGTITFKGTYDYKRRAYSGIATDELYLTRAECEARRGNILSALDDINHLLSHRFKTGSYVPLSITDKDDIIDIVLMERRRELIFRGLRWLDLRRLNIKSSTAETLLRHFASLAYTLAPKDSKYAMPIPPTEIELSGISQNQR
- a CDS encoding helix-turn-helix transcriptional regulator, which produces MQLTIKPYGTIHFLKEIPREHIHYKIPGTEPYFVNGKYGTVLYQSKNTGQYRVLYGNINAREDFELIIEDNLPWMGMHLQIESSLWICDDRSIRFLKQGQFEFGYFPNLSTTYHFKRGNTYTLFYLLPRLEFLQPLKLKSFQLFLEMIEGSKVAVFLCSGTPSHIFLLDCIDCLRSRPNDNSIVEKMLKIIDFICEHPVADIVNDPNRIEQIYQAKKNIQEHPEKRINLKKLSKIAGTNEKYLKRDFKKVFGVTPFSYYRYIRNYNIKRLLVTTDYSISEIAYHMGMGDTTSFYHAFDSISHLTPMEWRRKAREDKSCCQDWIEGLD